One segment of Acidovorax sp. DW039 DNA contains the following:
- a CDS encoding transketolase family protein, producing the protein MNAIANPVAEKKPRLTTSAMIASIAGEGQRVKAAPFGKALVELAANRPEIVGMTADLAKYTDLHLFAQAHPERFYQMGMAEQLLMGAAGGMAKEGLIPFATTYAVFGTRRAYDFIHQVIAEENLNVKICCALPGLTTGYGPSHQATEDLAMMRGVPGLTIVDPCDALDIEQAVPQIADHSGPVYMRLLRGNVPLVLDEIEGYRFELGKAKRLVDGNDVLIISSGFMTMRALEAARALQADNVGAAVLHCPTIKPLDTATILAEVQRKPRLVVVAENHSVIGGLGEAVASALLQNGVAPQRFRLAGLPDAFLDAGALPTLHDRYGISTEALSRRIKGWLG; encoded by the coding sequence ATGAACGCCATCGCCAATCCTGTGGCCGAGAAAAAGCCACGCCTGACCACCTCGGCCATGATCGCCTCGATTGCGGGCGAGGGCCAGCGCGTGAAAGCCGCTCCCTTTGGCAAGGCCCTGGTGGAGCTGGCCGCGAACCGTCCCGAGATCGTGGGCATGACCGCTGACCTGGCCAAGTACACCGACCTGCACCTGTTTGCGCAGGCCCACCCCGAGCGCTTCTACCAGATGGGCATGGCCGAGCAGCTGCTGATGGGCGCTGCAGGCGGCATGGCCAAAGAGGGGCTGATCCCGTTTGCCACCACCTACGCCGTGTTCGGCACGCGTCGCGCCTACGACTTCATCCATCAGGTGATTGCCGAGGAAAACCTCAACGTCAAGATCTGCTGCGCGCTGCCCGGCCTGACCACCGGTTACGGCCCCAGCCACCAGGCCACGGAAGACCTAGCCATGATGCGCGGCGTGCCCGGCCTCACCATCGTGGACCCCTGCGATGCGCTGGACATTGAGCAGGCGGTGCCCCAGATTGCAGACCACTCCGGCCCGGTCTACATGCGCCTGCTGCGCGGCAATGTGCCGCTGGTGCTGGACGAAATCGAGGGCTACCGGTTTGAGCTGGGCAAGGCCAAGCGGCTGGTGGATGGCAACGATGTGCTGATCATCTCCAGCGGCTTCATGACCATGCGCGCACTGGAGGCTGCGCGTGCCCTGCAGGCCGACAACGTGGGCGCTGCCGTGCTGCACTGCCCCACCATCAAGCCGCTGGATACCGCCACCATCCTGGCCGAAGTGCAGCGCAAGCCGCGCCTGGTGGTGGTGGCAGAGAACCACTCCGTCATCGGCGGGCTGGGCGAGGCCGTAGCCAGCGCCTTGCTGCAAAACGGCGTGGCTCCCCAGCGCTTTCGCCTGGCGGGCCTGCCCGACGCGTTTCTGGATGCGGGGGCTCTGCCCACCCTGCACGACCGCTACGGCATCAGCACGGAGGCCCTGTCCCGCCGCATCAAGGGATGGCTGGGTTGA
- a CDS encoding transketolase produces the protein MTTNAASVPALAACAHRIRRYAVRMGEVQGQGYIGQALGWADVLAVAYGHALNLRPQEPEWEGRDRFLLSHGHYAIAHYAALIEAGVIPQDELETYGSDDSRLPMSGMATYTPGMEISGGSLGQGLVIGVGMALGLKQKKNPAFVYNSMSDGELDEGSTWEAAMAAAHHRLDNLICLVDINNQQADGPSSKVLGFEPLADKWTAFGWHVQRVNGNDLPAVLAAFDAARALKEPKPRVILFDTLMGKGVPFLETRDKNHFIRVDPPEWQQALAILDQTAPEGAAA, from the coding sequence ATGACTACAAACGCAGCGTCTGTGCCTGCGCTGGCAGCGTGCGCCCATCGCATCCGCCGCTATGCCGTGCGCATGGGTGAGGTCCAGGGCCAGGGCTACATCGGCCAGGCCCTGGGCTGGGCCGATGTGCTGGCCGTGGCCTATGGGCACGCCCTCAACCTCCGGCCTCAAGAGCCCGAATGGGAGGGCCGCGACCGGTTCCTGCTCTCGCACGGCCACTACGCCATTGCGCACTACGCGGCGCTGATCGAAGCGGGCGTGATTCCGCAGGACGAGCTCGAAACCTATGGCAGCGACGACAGCCGCCTGCCCATGTCGGGCATGGCCACGTACACGCCGGGCATGGAGATTTCTGGCGGATCGCTGGGCCAGGGGCTGGTGATTGGCGTGGGCATGGCGCTGGGGCTCAAGCAGAAAAAGAACCCTGCCTTTGTCTACAACAGCATGAGCGATGGCGAGCTGGACGAGGGCTCCACCTGGGAGGCCGCCATGGCTGCAGCCCACCACCGGCTGGACAACCTGATCTGCCTGGTGGACATCAACAACCAGCAGGCCGATGGCCCTTCCAGCAAGGTGCTGGGCTTTGAGCCACTGGCCGACAAGTGGACCGCCTTTGGCTGGCATGTGCAGCGCGTCAACGGCAACGACCTGCCCGCGGTGCTGGCGGCCTTTGACGCCGCGCGTGCGCTGAAGGAACCCAAACCCCGCGTGATCCTGTTCGACACGCTGATGGGCAAGGGCGTGCCTTTCCTGGAAACGCGCGACAAGAACCACTTCATCCGCGTGGACCCGCCCGAGTGGCAGCAGGCCCTCGCCATCTTGGACCAGACCGCCCCCGAAGGAGCTGCCGCATGA
- a CDS encoding TRAP transporter large permease subunit, with amino-acid sequence MSAIILLVFLGAAVVAIPIAHALLIAAMAAVATTDQVPLDLLVQQMVAQVQSFPLIAIPFFMLTGSLMMGGRLGGALVGVLSALIGRFHGGPAQVGVLSSTLFGGVSGSAVADASAIGSLLIPWHKRLGYPPAFSAATLAAAATIDILIPPSIPMILFALTSNASIASLFVAGILPGILMCGGFMAMCWWVGRRRNFPRDITPIEWATFRKHLWYASPALLLPVLIVVFLRFGIATPTEVAVLSTLYAAAVSAVFYRDLSWARLNDAVVHAGLATGVVLLVIMSSAAIGWLLTFDQMPSGVAAWITQNVGQPWVVILIMNLMMLFIGMFIDLPAAVLLLTPVFVPLAQSIGMDVVQLGIMMVVNLAVGLYTPPVGTTLFITSALAKVKVGQTVRELGPFYLVAFLVLALVSYVPASILR; translated from the coding sequence ATGAGTGCCATCATTCTTCTTGTATTTCTGGGAGCGGCGGTGGTGGCCATTCCCATCGCCCATGCTTTGCTGATTGCCGCGATGGCAGCCGTGGCCACCACGGACCAGGTGCCGCTGGATCTGCTGGTGCAGCAGATGGTGGCGCAGGTGCAGAGCTTTCCGCTCATTGCCATTCCGTTTTTCATGCTGACCGGCTCGCTCATGATGGGCGGGCGCCTGGGGGGCGCGCTGGTGGGCGTGCTTTCGGCCCTGATTGGGCGCTTTCACGGGGGGCCTGCCCAGGTGGGGGTGCTCTCGTCCACGCTGTTCGGTGGCGTTTCAGGGTCTGCCGTGGCCGATGCGTCGGCGATTGGCTCCTTGCTCATCCCATGGCACAAGCGCCTGGGGTATCCGCCTGCTTTCTCTGCCGCCACCTTGGCAGCCGCCGCCACGATCGACATCCTCATCCCGCCTTCGATTCCGATGATCCTGTTCGCGCTCACGTCGAACGCGTCCATCGCATCGTTGTTCGTGGCGGGCATCCTGCCGGGCATCCTCATGTGCGGTGGCTTCATGGCCATGTGCTGGTGGGTGGGCCGCCGCCGCAACTTCCCGCGCGACATCACGCCCATCGAATGGGCCACCTTCCGCAAGCACCTGTGGTACGCATCACCTGCCTTGCTGCTGCCGGTGCTCATCGTGGTGTTTCTTCGCTTTGGCATTGCCACACCGACCGAGGTGGCCGTGCTCTCGACCTTGTACGCAGCCGCTGTGTCTGCGGTGTTCTACCGCGATCTTTCCTGGGCGCGCCTGAATGATGCGGTGGTGCACGCCGGTCTGGCCACCGGTGTGGTGCTGCTTGTGATCATGTCGTCTGCCGCCATTGGCTGGTTGTTGACGTTTGACCAGATGCCCAGCGGCGTGGCTGCGTGGATCACGCAGAACGTGGGGCAGCCCTGGGTGGTGATTCTCATCATGAACCTCATGATGCTGTTCATCGGCATGTTCATTGATCTGCCTGCCGCTGTGCTGCTGCTCACGCCGGTGTTTGTTCCGCTGGCGCAGTCCATTGGCATGGACGTCGTGCAGCTGGGAATCATGATGGTGGTGAACCTGGCTGTGGGCCTGTACACCCCGCCCGTAGGCACCACGCTGTTCATCACCAGCGCATTGGCCAAGGTGAAGGTGGGGCAGACGGTGCGCGAGCTGGGGCCGTTCTATCTGGTCGCCTTCCTGGTGCTGGCCCTGGTGTCCTATGTGCCCGCCAGCATCTTGCGCTGA
- a CDS encoding TRAP transporter small permease: MNFLERAVLGLCRVVLWVSTVAIFAILVANTVLRYATGTSLQWANEVPELMFPWLVMAGVVLAAAQGAHITTTFLMDTLAPALRRWVSVLGWLVVCALYGTLAWSTGQMLEIVHDEKSPILQIPGSVTYACVMVGLAMLALLALLSAWRAWSAPAASRSLPAQADAPVPEAHW; the protein is encoded by the coding sequence ATGAACTTTCTGGAACGTGCCGTACTCGGCCTGTGCCGCGTAGTGCTGTGGGTCAGCACCGTGGCCATCTTCGCCATCCTGGTGGCCAACACCGTGCTGCGCTATGCCACCGGCACCAGTCTGCAGTGGGCCAACGAAGTGCCCGAGCTGATGTTTCCGTGGCTGGTGATGGCGGGCGTGGTGCTTGCCGCAGCCCAGGGCGCGCACATCACCACCACCTTTCTGATGGATACCCTGGCCCCCGCGTTGCGGCGCTGGGTCAGCGTGCTGGGCTGGCTGGTGGTCTGCGCCCTGTATGGCACGCTGGCCTGGTCCACCGGGCAGATGCTGGAGATCGTGCATGACGAGAAGTCGCCCATCTTGCAGATTCCTGGCTCGGTGACCTACGCGTGCGTGATGGTGGGCCTGGCAATGCTCGCGCTGCTGGCACTGCTGTCGGCCTGGCGGGCATGGAGTGCCCCGGCTGCATCGCGCTCGCTGCCTGCGCAGGCAGACGCCCCGGTGCCTGAAGCGCATTGGTAA
- a CDS encoding TRAP transporter substrate-binding protein, with translation MQRKTFHRILCAAVFTAALPLAAQAQQAIKLTLGHGAAPGNPRHEAAVKFAEVLKAKTAGRIEVQVAPSAQLGDDAAMVTALRTGALDMSANSQGAVANAVPEYAAYGMPFLFSTPEQAFKVLDGPLGKELAQKSSDKGLVVLGYWDNGIRHMTNSKRPITKVEDLKGLKMRTPPDAVLVDIMQALGAEAQQIKFAELYVALQQGVVDGQENPLVNFHASKLYEVQQHLALTSHMFQMTPFLMSKRTWGRLSEADRKAVQEAADEATALQRKLSQEADEKLLADLKAKGVQVTTIDKAAFAKATASVEDKWLAGPIGPYVKKVVAAAR, from the coding sequence ATGCAACGCAAGACATTCCATCGCATCCTGTGCGCCGCCGTGTTCACCGCCGCGCTGCCCCTGGCGGCCCAGGCCCAGCAGGCCATCAAGCTCACCCTGGGGCACGGCGCTGCGCCCGGCAACCCCCGGCATGAGGCGGCTGTGAAGTTTGCCGAAGTGCTCAAGGCCAAAACGGCTGGCCGCATCGAGGTGCAGGTGGCCCCATCGGCCCAGTTGGGTGACGATGCCGCCATGGTGACCGCGCTGCGCACCGGTGCCCTCGATATGTCTGCCAACTCGCAAGGTGCGGTGGCCAATGCCGTGCCTGAATACGCAGCTTATGGCATGCCGTTCCTGTTCTCCACACCCGAGCAGGCCTTCAAGGTGCTGGACGGCCCGCTGGGCAAGGAACTGGCGCAGAAGTCTTCTGACAAGGGGCTGGTGGTGCTGGGCTACTGGGACAACGGCATTCGCCACATGACCAACAGCAAGCGGCCCATCACCAAGGTGGAGGACCTCAAGGGCCTGAAGATGCGCACCCCGCCAGATGCCGTGCTGGTGGACATCATGCAGGCGCTGGGCGCAGAGGCCCAGCAGATCAAGTTTGCGGAGCTGTATGTAGCCTTGCAGCAGGGCGTGGTGGACGGGCAGGAAAACCCCCTGGTCAACTTCCACGCCAGCAAACTGTATGAGGTGCAGCAGCACCTGGCATTGACCAGCCACATGTTCCAGATGACGCCTTTCCTCATGAGCAAGCGCACCTGGGGCCGCCTCTCCGAAGCCGACCGCAAGGCGGTGCAGGAGGCTGCCGATGAAGCCACGGCCCTGCAACGCAAGCTCTCGCAGGAGGCAGACGAGAAGCTGCTGGCCGACCTCAAAGCCAAGGGCGTGCAGGTCACCACCATCGACAAGGCCGCGTTTGCCAAGGCCACCGCATCGGTGGAAGACAAATGGCTGGCTGGCCCCATCGGCCCCTACGTGAAGAAGGTGGTGGCCGCGGCTCGCTGA
- a CDS encoding glucose 1-dehydrogenase, which produces MLLKDKVAVITGGAGINGLGFATARQMAAQGARVVILDLERANPAAAAAQLGSGHLGLVADVTDKASCDAAIAQVLQTLGRVDVLLNNAGITQPVKTLEITGADYDRILDVSLRGTLYMSQAVLPAMRAQKQGSIICVSSVSAQRGGGIFGGPHYSAAKAGVLGLARAMAREFGTEGVRVNCITPGLIETDITQGKLTDAKKAEIAETIPLARLGRPADVAGACVFLASDLSAYCTGITLDVNGGMLIH; this is translated from the coding sequence ATGCTTCTCAAAGACAAAGTGGCCGTCATCACCGGTGGCGCAGGCATCAACGGCTTGGGCTTTGCCACAGCGCGGCAGATGGCCGCCCAGGGCGCCAGGGTGGTCATCCTGGACCTGGAACGCGCCAACCCTGCCGCGGCTGCCGCCCAGCTGGGCAGCGGGCACCTGGGCTTGGTGGCGGATGTGACCGACAAGGCATCGTGCGACGCCGCTATTGCCCAGGTGCTGCAGACCCTGGGACGTGTGGACGTGCTGCTGAACAACGCGGGCATCACCCAGCCGGTGAAAACGCTGGAGATCACTGGCGCTGACTACGACCGCATCCTGGACGTGAGCCTGCGCGGCACGCTGTACATGTCGCAGGCGGTGCTGCCCGCCATGCGGGCGCAAAAGCAGGGTTCCATCATCTGCGTGTCGTCCGTGTCAGCGCAGCGCGGGGGCGGCATTTTTGGCGGCCCGCACTATTCAGCAGCCAAGGCGGGCGTGCTGGGCCTGGCCCGTGCGATGGCGCGCGAGTTTGGCACCGAAGGCGTGCGCGTGAACTGCATCACCCCCGGCCTGATCGAGACCGACATCACCCAGGGCAAGCTCACCGACGCCAAGAAGGCCGAAATTGCCGAGACCATTCCGCTGGCGCGCCTGGGCCGCCCTGCCGACGTGGCCGGTGCCTGCGTCTTCCTGGCCAGCGACCTGTCGGCCTACTGCACCGGCATCACGCTGGACGTGAACGGTGGCATGCTGATCCACTGA
- a CDS encoding LysR substrate-binding domain-containing protein: MASLPPVACLQAFECVARRKSFALAAAELHLTASAISHQVARLEDHLGVRLFERSAHGVTLSAAGARYLSRVGGALEAIGSATNDLRHGVSNSLYLHSSPSIASLWLMPRLADFASHHPDISLYLSAAHTPSDFGLGQADIDIRYGVPQWPHLEVHPLFTEQVLPLASRAFIRRHKLKEPEQLLDVPLIQSAVSVVQWSDWFAAFTTQRAPERFAVRFDRAQMALDAATQGLGVALESATIAAQHLADRKLVPLFGMESGIAVQAHFVVYPARHAVRKPVAAFLDWLRVQTGQTGQPDPSAPSVPS; this comes from the coding sequence ATGGCATCCCTTCCTCCCGTGGCCTGCCTGCAAGCCTTTGAATGTGTGGCCCGCAGAAAGAGCTTTGCGCTGGCGGCTGCAGAGCTGCATCTGACCGCCTCGGCCATCAGCCACCAGGTGGCGCGGCTGGAAGACCACCTGGGCGTGCGCCTGTTTGAGCGCAGCGCCCACGGCGTGACGCTGAGTGCAGCCGGGGCGCGCTACCTCTCGCGCGTGGGCGGCGCGCTGGAGGCCATTGGCAGCGCCACCAACGACCTGCGCCACGGCGTGAGCAACAGCCTGTACCTGCACTCATCGCCCAGCATTGCCAGCCTGTGGCTCATGCCCCGGCTGGCGGACTTTGCATCGCACCACCCCGACATATCGCTGTATCTGTCTGCCGCCCACACCCCCAGCGACTTCGGCCTGGGCCAGGCAGACATCGACATACGCTACGGCGTGCCCCAGTGGCCTCACCTGGAGGTGCACCCTCTGTTCACCGAGCAAGTGCTGCCCCTGGCCAGCCGCGCCTTCATCCGCCGCCACAAGCTCAAGGAGCCCGAGCAATTGCTGGATGTACCGCTGATTCAGAGCGCAGTGAGCGTGGTGCAATGGTCTGACTGGTTTGCCGCCTTTACCACCCAGCGTGCGCCCGAGCGCTTTGCCGTGCGCTTTGACCGCGCCCAGATGGCCCTGGACGCCGCCACCCAAGGCCTGGGCGTGGCGCTGGAGAGCGCCACCATTGCCGCGCAGCACCTGGCCGACCGCAAGCTGGTGCCGCTGTTTGGCATGGAGTCGGGCATTGCGGTGCAGGCACACTTTGTCGTCTACCCCGCCCGGCACGCCGTGCGCAAACCGGTCGCAGCTTTTCTGGACTGGCTTCGGGTACAGACAGGGCAGACCGGGCAGCCCGATCCCTCTGCTCCTTCTGTCCCGTCTTGA
- a CDS encoding flavin reductase family protein translates to MPSTAAPVSPPATPLPAHIAPVPLDKAYRLLNHGPTVLVSATHAGQRNVMAAAWACALDFAPPKVTVVLDKATRTRELVEASGHFALQLPTVPMAALTEAVGTDSAHTHPDKLQRHAVPLFDAPALPNIAADNAPPLVQGCAAWLVCRVIPEPHNQQTYDLFIGEVVAAWADDRVFRNGHWEFDSAPDSLRTLHYVAGGQFYATGASVKV, encoded by the coding sequence ATGCCATCCACCGCCGCCCCTGTATCCCCACCTGCCACTCCACTGCCTGCACACATCGCCCCCGTGCCGCTGGACAAAGCCTACCGCCTGCTCAATCACGGGCCCACGGTGCTGGTGTCGGCCACGCACGCGGGCCAGCGCAATGTGATGGCCGCTGCCTGGGCCTGCGCGCTGGACTTTGCCCCGCCCAAGGTGACTGTGGTGCTCGACAAGGCCACCCGCACCCGCGAACTGGTGGAGGCCAGCGGCCACTTTGCCCTGCAGCTGCCCACCGTGCCCATGGCCGCGCTGACCGAAGCCGTGGGCACCGACAGCGCCCACACCCACCCCGACAAACTGCAGCGCCACGCCGTGCCGCTGTTTGACGCACCTGCGCTGCCGAACATCGCCGCCGACAACGCCCCACCCCTGGTGCAAGGCTGCGCTGCCTGGCTGGTGTGCCGGGTGATCCCCGAGCCGCACAACCAGCAGACCTATGACCTGTTCATTGGCGAAGTGGTGGCCGCCTGGGCAGACGACCGCGTGTTCCGCAACGGACACTGGGAATTTGATTCCGCCCCCGACAGCCTGCGCACCTTGCACTACGTGGCGGGCGGGCAGTTCTATGCCACGGGGGCTTCGGTCAAGGTCTGA